The following proteins come from a genomic window of Suricata suricatta isolate VVHF042 chromosome 5, meerkat_22Aug2017_6uvM2_HiC, whole genome shotgun sequence:
- the CAPN7 gene encoding calpain-7 isoform X2 has protein sequence MASASLVEEAAQALIYAEMAGSSLEHIQEKINEYLERVQALHSAVQSKSADPLKSKHQLDLERAHFLVTQAFDEDEKGNVEDAIELYTEAVDLCLKTSYETADKTLQNKLKQLARQALDRAEALSEPLTKPLCKVKSTNIKPKPPPTRAHFPLGTGPFLERPQPFISPQSCDTQGQRYTAEEIEVLRTTSKINGIEYVPFMSIDLRERFAYPMPFCDRWGKLPLSPKQKATFSKWVRPEDLTNNPTMIYTVSSFSIKQTIVSDCSFVASLAISAAYERRFNKKLITSIIYPQNKDGEPEYNPCGKYMVKLHLNGVPRKVIIDDQLPVDHKGELLCSYSNNKSELWVSLIEKAYMKVMGGYDFPGSNSNIDLHALTGWIPERIAMHSDSQTFSKDNSFRMLYQRFHKGDVLITASTGMMTEAEGEKWGLVPTHAYAVLDIREFKGLRFIQLKNPWSHLRWKGRYSENDVKNWTPELQKYLNFDPRTAQKIDNGIFWISWDDLCQYYDVIYLSWNPGLFKESTCIHSTWDAKQGPVKDAYSLANNPQYKLEVQCPQGGAAVWVLLSRHITDKDDFANNREFITMVVYKTDGKKVYYPGDPPPYIDGIRINSPHYLTKIKLTTPGTHTFTLVVSQYEKQNTIHYTVRVYSACSFTFSKIPSPYTLSKQINGKWSGQSAGGCGNFQETHKNNPIYQFHIEKTGPLLIELRGPRQYSVGFEVVTVSVVGDPGPHGFQRKSSGDYRCGFCYLELENIPAGIYNIIPSTFLPKQEGPFFLDFNSVIPIKTTQLQ, from the exons TTCAGTCAAAGAGTGCTGATCCTTTGAAATCAAAACATCAGTTGGACTTAGAGCGTGCTCATTTCCTTGTTACACAAGCTTTTGATGAAGATGAAAAAGGGAATGTTGAAGATGCAATAGAATTATATACTGAAGCTGTAGATCTCTGTCTGAAAACC tcTTATGAAACTGCTGATAAAACTCtgcaaaataaactgaaacagTTGGCTCGACAGGCACTAGATAG AGCAGAAGCATTGAGTGAGCCTTTAACAAAACCATTATGTAAAGTCAAGTCAACAAATATCAAACCAAAGCCACCTCCAACAAGAGCACATTTTCCACTAGGGACTGGTCCCTTCCTTGAAAGACCTCAACCCTTTATAAGTCCACAGTCATGTGATACACAAGGACAGAGATATACAGCAGAAGAAATAGAAGTTCTCAG gacaacatcaaaaataaatggtatagaATATGTTCCTTTCATGAGTATTGATCTGAGAGAACGTTTTGCCTATCCCATGCCTTTTTG TGATAGATGGGGCAAGCTACCATTATCACCTAAACAAAAAGCTACATTTTCCAAATGGGTACGACCAGAAGACCTCACCAACAATCCTACAATGATTTATACTGTTTCCAGTTTTAGCATAAAGCAG ACAATAGTATCAGATTGTTCCTTTGTGGCATCACTGGCTATCAGTGCAGCTTATGAAAGACGATTTAATAAGAAGTTGATTACCAG CATAATTTACCCTCAGAATAAGGATGGTGAGCCAGAATACAATCCATGTGGAAAGTATATGGTAAAACTTCACCTCAATGGTGTCCCAAGAAAG GTGATAATTGATGATCAGTTACCCGTTGATCATAAGGGAGAGTTGCTCTGTTCTTACTCTAACAACAAAAGTGAATTATGGGTTTCTCTCATAGAAAAAGCATATATGAAGGTCATGGGAGGATATGATTTCCCAGGATCCAATTCA AATATTGATCTTCATGCACTGACTGGGTGGATACCAGAAAGGATAGCTATGCATTCAGATAGCCAAACTTTCAGCAAGGATAATTCTTTCAGAATGCTTTATCAAAG ATTTCACAAAGGGGACGTCCTCATCACCGCATCTACTGGGATGATGACGGAAGCTGAAGGAGAGAAGTGGGGTCTGGTTCCCACACACGCGTATGCTGTTTTGGATATTAGAGAGTTCAAG gggcTGCGATTCATCCAACTGAAAAATCCTTGGAGTCATTTACGTTGGAAAGGAAGATACAGTGAAAATGATGTAAAAAACTGGACCCCagagttacaaaaatatttaaactttgatCCTCGAACAGCTCAGAAGATAGACAAtg GAATATTTTGGATTTCATGGGATGATCTCTGCCAGTATTATGATGTGATTTATTTGAGTTGGAATCCaggtctttttaaagaatcaacgTGTATTCACAG TACTTGGGATGCTAAGCAAGGACCCGTGAAAGATGCCTACAGCCTGGCCAACAACCCCCAGTACAAACTGGAGGTGCAGTGTCCACAAGGGGGCGCTGCAGTTTGGGTTTTGCTCAGTAGACACATAACAGACAAG GATGATTTTGCAAATAATCGAGAATTTATCACAATGGTTGTATACAAGACTGATGGGAAAAAAGTTTATTACCCAG GTGACCCACCTCCATACATTGATGGCATTCGAATTAACAGCCCTCATTATTTGACTAAGATAAAGCTGACCACGCCTGGGACCCATACCTTTACATTAGTGGTTTCTCAGTATGAAAAACAGAATACAATCCATTACACTGTCCGG gtatATTCAGCCTGCagctttactttttcaaagattcCATCACCATACACTTTATCAAAACAG ATTAATGGAAAGTGGAGTGGTCAGAGTGCTGGAGGATGTGGAAATTTCCAGGAAACTCACAAAAATAACCCCATCTACCAGTTCCATATAGAAAAGACCGGGCCGTTACTCATTGAGCTAAGAGGACCGAG GCAATACAGTGTTGGATTTGAGGTTGTAACAGTTTCCGTGGTGGGAGATCCTGGTCCCCATGGCTTTCAGAGGAAATCTAGTGGTGACTATAG GTGTGGGTTTTGCTACCTGGAATTAGAAAATATACCTGCTGGGATCTACAATATCATTCCTAGTACTTTTTTGCCTAAACAAGAAGGACCTTTTTTCTTGGACTTCAATAGTGTTATCCCCATCAAGACAACACAACTTCAATGA
- the CAPN7 gene encoding calpain-7 isoform X1 → MDATALERDAVQFARLAVQRDHEGRYSEAVFYYKEAAQALIYAEMAGSSLEHIQEKINEYLERVQALHSAVQSKSADPLKSKHQLDLERAHFLVTQAFDEDEKGNVEDAIELYTEAVDLCLKTSYETADKTLQNKLKQLARQALDRAEALSEPLTKPLCKVKSTNIKPKPPPTRAHFPLGTGPFLERPQPFISPQSCDTQGQRYTAEEIEVLRTTSKINGIEYVPFMSIDLRERFAYPMPFCDRWGKLPLSPKQKATFSKWVRPEDLTNNPTMIYTVSSFSIKQTIVSDCSFVASLAISAAYERRFNKKLITSIIYPQNKDGEPEYNPCGKYMVKLHLNGVPRKVIIDDQLPVDHKGELLCSYSNNKSELWVSLIEKAYMKVMGGYDFPGSNSNIDLHALTGWIPERIAMHSDSQTFSKDNSFRMLYQRFHKGDVLITASTGMMTEAEGEKWGLVPTHAYAVLDIREFKGLRFIQLKNPWSHLRWKGRYSENDVKNWTPELQKYLNFDPRTAQKIDNGIFWISWDDLCQYYDVIYLSWNPGLFKESTCIHSTWDAKQGPVKDAYSLANNPQYKLEVQCPQGGAAVWVLLSRHITDKDDFANNREFITMVVYKTDGKKVYYPGDPPPYIDGIRINSPHYLTKIKLTTPGTHTFTLVVSQYEKQNTIHYTVRVYSACSFTFSKIPSPYTLSKQINGKWSGQSAGGCGNFQETHKNNPIYQFHIEKTGPLLIELRGPRQYSVGFEVVTVSVVGDPGPHGFQRKSSGDYRCGFCYLELENIPAGIYNIIPSTFLPKQEGPFFLDFNSVIPIKTTQLQ, encoded by the exons TTCAGTCAAAGAGTGCTGATCCTTTGAAATCAAAACATCAGTTGGACTTAGAGCGTGCTCATTTCCTTGTTACACAAGCTTTTGATGAAGATGAAAAAGGGAATGTTGAAGATGCAATAGAATTATATACTGAAGCTGTAGATCTCTGTCTGAAAACC tcTTATGAAACTGCTGATAAAACTCtgcaaaataaactgaaacagTTGGCTCGACAGGCACTAGATAG AGCAGAAGCATTGAGTGAGCCTTTAACAAAACCATTATGTAAAGTCAAGTCAACAAATATCAAACCAAAGCCACCTCCAACAAGAGCACATTTTCCACTAGGGACTGGTCCCTTCCTTGAAAGACCTCAACCCTTTATAAGTCCACAGTCATGTGATACACAAGGACAGAGATATACAGCAGAAGAAATAGAAGTTCTCAG gacaacatcaaaaataaatggtatagaATATGTTCCTTTCATGAGTATTGATCTGAGAGAACGTTTTGCCTATCCCATGCCTTTTTG TGATAGATGGGGCAAGCTACCATTATCACCTAAACAAAAAGCTACATTTTCCAAATGGGTACGACCAGAAGACCTCACCAACAATCCTACAATGATTTATACTGTTTCCAGTTTTAGCATAAAGCAG ACAATAGTATCAGATTGTTCCTTTGTGGCATCACTGGCTATCAGTGCAGCTTATGAAAGACGATTTAATAAGAAGTTGATTACCAG CATAATTTACCCTCAGAATAAGGATGGTGAGCCAGAATACAATCCATGTGGAAAGTATATGGTAAAACTTCACCTCAATGGTGTCCCAAGAAAG GTGATAATTGATGATCAGTTACCCGTTGATCATAAGGGAGAGTTGCTCTGTTCTTACTCTAACAACAAAAGTGAATTATGGGTTTCTCTCATAGAAAAAGCATATATGAAGGTCATGGGAGGATATGATTTCCCAGGATCCAATTCA AATATTGATCTTCATGCACTGACTGGGTGGATACCAGAAAGGATAGCTATGCATTCAGATAGCCAAACTTTCAGCAAGGATAATTCTTTCAGAATGCTTTATCAAAG ATTTCACAAAGGGGACGTCCTCATCACCGCATCTACTGGGATGATGACGGAAGCTGAAGGAGAGAAGTGGGGTCTGGTTCCCACACACGCGTATGCTGTTTTGGATATTAGAGAGTTCAAG gggcTGCGATTCATCCAACTGAAAAATCCTTGGAGTCATTTACGTTGGAAAGGAAGATACAGTGAAAATGATGTAAAAAACTGGACCCCagagttacaaaaatatttaaactttgatCCTCGAACAGCTCAGAAGATAGACAAtg GAATATTTTGGATTTCATGGGATGATCTCTGCCAGTATTATGATGTGATTTATTTGAGTTGGAATCCaggtctttttaaagaatcaacgTGTATTCACAG TACTTGGGATGCTAAGCAAGGACCCGTGAAAGATGCCTACAGCCTGGCCAACAACCCCCAGTACAAACTGGAGGTGCAGTGTCCACAAGGGGGCGCTGCAGTTTGGGTTTTGCTCAGTAGACACATAACAGACAAG GATGATTTTGCAAATAATCGAGAATTTATCACAATGGTTGTATACAAGACTGATGGGAAAAAAGTTTATTACCCAG GTGACCCACCTCCATACATTGATGGCATTCGAATTAACAGCCCTCATTATTTGACTAAGATAAAGCTGACCACGCCTGGGACCCATACCTTTACATTAGTGGTTTCTCAGTATGAAAAACAGAATACAATCCATTACACTGTCCGG gtatATTCAGCCTGCagctttactttttcaaagattcCATCACCATACACTTTATCAAAACAG ATTAATGGAAAGTGGAGTGGTCAGAGTGCTGGAGGATGTGGAAATTTCCAGGAAACTCACAAAAATAACCCCATCTACCAGTTCCATATAGAAAAGACCGGGCCGTTACTCATTGAGCTAAGAGGACCGAG GCAATACAGTGTTGGATTTGAGGTTGTAACAGTTTCCGTGGTGGGAGATCCTGGTCCCCATGGCTTTCAGAGGAAATCTAGTGGTGACTATAG GTGTGGGTTTTGCTACCTGGAATTAGAAAATATACCTGCTGGGATCTACAATATCATTCCTAGTACTTTTTTGCCTAAACAAGAAGGACCTTTTTTCTTGGACTTCAATAGTGTTATCCCCATCAAGACAACACAACTTCAATGA